The sequence TTATCTCACGAAAATAAGTTATGGTTATCAATTAACGACCGTAGCAAAAAATTGTAGGTTGGATGTAACGCAGTGAAACCCAACATCAACTTGTTCAGGCGTTGGGTTACACTCCGCTTCACCCAACCTACATCTCCAATTTTCCACGACTGAAATTTATTCCAAAATACCCAAATTATTAGATACTGTTCCTTGGGTTTTAGCGACGGTAGGACGTTAATGTCTGTTTTGCGTAAATATACTGTTATTGTTTCTGTTAGTCTCAGCACGGTTTTATTACTCAATAGTTGCAGTGGTAGTAAAGCTTCCCAATGCCAGCGACTAATTCAGCTAGTGAATCAAGGTAACTCTTTAATCGATAAAAATAAAGGACAGCAGGTAGTTACCAGCGTCCAATTGTCTAAGGATTTGGAAGTGATTACTAAATCTATCCAGGAGCTAAATTTAAGTGACCCTAAGCTCAAAGAATTTCAAAGTCGCTTTGTGGCTGTGTTTAAGAACTTGAGTCAAGCGATCGCTAAAGCTGCGAAAGCGCTATCTGTAGCCAAAACAGCTGAAGCATCTCCATCTGGTAGGGAAAAACTGCAAACAGCCAGAACAGAAATTGACACAGCTTTGACAGCAGCAGCAAAAAGCACTGGGAAAGAATCCGATAACCTAGTTAAACAGATTAATAAGTACTGTAGCGAGCCTTAGAGTGGGATGGGGAGTGTGGGAGGTGTGGGAGGTGTGGGAGGTGTGGGAGGTGTGGGAGGTGGGGAGGTGGGGTGATGGGGTGGTGGGGATTGAAGTGTGAGCCTTTGAGGCTCGAGTGTCAGCCTTTGAGGCTCGAGTGTCAGCCTTTGAACCTCAAGCTTCTCATTTCCCCACACCCCCCACACTCCCCACACCTCCCACACCTCGCACTCTCCCCACCTCCCCATCACCCCATCACCCCACTTCCCCCAGCCTCTCTTTTCTAAAATTGAATTTTACGCTTGAGCCGGAATTTAGAGTCAGCATTGGAAATCTTGTTTAACCTCAGCGGAGATAGTCCCGTAAACGCCTATGCTAGCGATGGGGTGAAGCCACGGTACAAGATGCAATCCACGGAACAAGAGGAGAAAAAACTGATGAGTAACATTCTAGATACTGCCATTGAAGCGATCGCTGCTCGTGAAATTCTCGACTCACGGGGTAGACCGACAATTGAAGCCGAGGTGCATTTGCTCAATGGTGCTGTGGGATTAGCGCAGGTTCCCAGCGGCGCTTCTACAGGGACTTTTGAGGCCCATGAACTGCGGGATGGTGACAAAGGTCGTTACGGGGGCAAAGGTGTACTCAAGGCAGTGGAAAATGTCAAGGAAGTACTTGCACCAAAATTATTAAACTTGGATGCTCTTAACCAAGAACTGTTAGATAAAACCATGATTGCCTTGGATGGTTCAGGTAACAAATCTAACTTGGGTGCAAATGCTATCTTGGCAGTCTCGCTCGCCGCAGCCAAAGCTGGCGCTGAGTCTCTGGGAATTCCCTTATATCGCTACCTGGGCGGGCCTTTAGCGAATTTGTTACCCGTACCCTTGATGAACGTAATTAACGGTGGTGCTCACGCTGCGAATAACGTTGATTTTCAAGAGTTTATGATTGTCCCCATTGGAGCACCTTCCTTTAAAGAAGCACTGCGGTGGGGTGCGGAGGTGTTCGCCACCCTCAGCAAAGTATTGGATGACAAAGGCTTACTCACTGGGGTGGGTGATGAAGGCGGTTTTGCCCCTAACCTAGAGTCTAACCAAGTGGCTTTGGAATTGTTAGTCGCGGCCATTGAAAAAGCTGGATACAAACCAGGGGAACAAGTAGCTTTAGCTTTAGATGTCGCTGCTAGTGAGTTTTACAAAGATGGGCAATATGTCTATGATGGTAAACCTCATGCACCCACTGAGTTTATTGATTATCTAGCTGAATTAGCTGACCAATACCCGATTGTGTCGATTGAGGACGGCTTACATGAAGAAGATTGGCAAAGTTGGGAGTTGCTCACGCAAAAGCTAGGTTCACGGGTGCAGTTGGTGGGAGATGATTTGTTTGTCACTAACGCTACCCGCTTGCAAAAAGGTATTGAGCAAAAAGCCGCTAACGCTATTTTGATTAAGCTCAATCAAATCGGTTCCCTCACCGAAACCTTAGAAACCATTGATTTAGCCACACGCAACGGTTTCCGGTCAGTCATTAGCCATCGCTCCGGCGAAACCGAAGACACAACGATCGCTGATTTAGCCGTAGCTACCCGTGCTGGTCAAATCAAAACTGGTTCCCTCTGTCGCAGTGAACGAGTAGCCAAATATAACCGCTTACTGAGGATTGAGGATGAATTAGGCGATCGCGCCGTTTATGCTGGTACCGTTGGTTTAGGGCCGAAGTAGCGACTAGGTGGGGAGATGGGGGGATGGGGAGATGGGGAGTGTGGGGAGAAAAAGAATTTATGCTTACGCTTGCGATCTTCTCCTTCCTTCCACACCTCCCACACTTCCCACCACCTCATGCCCCATTCACAAATAAAATCCTAATTTAGGCAACCCCAAGGTTTCATCCCAACCCATCATGATATTCATGCACTGAATGGCTTGACCTCCTCTTCCTTTAATCAGGTTGTCGATGACTGAGATGACAATCACCCGACCTGTACGGGGGTCAACTTCGACACCGATATAACAAATATTACTACCGCTAGCCCATTTGGTTTGGGGATAAATGCCGTTGTCACAAACTTTTACCCAGGGAGAGTTACGATAAAAAGCTGTATAAATTGTAATTAAATCATCTCCTACAAGACCTGGATCGCGGAGTGTGGCGTATACAGTTGCTAAAACCCCGTGTACCGCGGGCACGATATGGGGTGTAAACTGAACTGTGACTTCATGTCCCGCTATTTGACTGCAAATCTGCTCAATTTCCGGAGTATGGCGATGGCGGGCGACACCGTAAGCTGCTAGAGAGTTGTCAACTTCAGCTAGCAACGAATTGACTTTGCCTTGTCGTTTGCCGCAGGAGGGGCCAGACTTAGCGTCTATAATGGCGGTTTCTGGGACGATTAAGCCTTGTTTTAACAGTGGTAAAAGCGCTAAAAGACTGGCTGTGGGATAGCATCCAGGACAACCGACTAGTTGTGTTTCGGCAATGCGATCGCGGTAGAGTTCTGGTAATCCATAAATTGCTTTGGCTGCAACAGTGCGATCGCTCCTTGGAGTTCCATACCAGGTGGTGTAGGTAGCTAAATCTCGAAACCGATAATCAGCACTCAAATCCAGTACCTGACATCCTTTCTCTAACAGTTTTGGTGCAATTTTGCAAGCCTCGCCATTGGGTAGAGATAGAAAGACGACTTCACAGCGGTGAGCAATAGTTTCCGGCTCTATCGCCTCTATGGGGAGGTTAACCGCATGGGACAGATGGGCATAAATATCGACAAAAAGTTTCCCCGCACTGTGTTCACCGCCTAAATAAACCACTTCGACTTCTGGATGATCCATCAGCAGTCGCACTAACTGAACACCGCCATAGTCCGACGCGCCAATAATCCCAACGGGTACGCGTCTGAATTTACCCATGATAATGAAATCCTTAACATCAGGTTATTGAATTATTTCTTAGCTATCAACATATCAGTGAGCAAGACAATGGGGAATGGGGTGGTGGGGAGGTGTGGGAGGTGTGGGAGGTGTGGGAAGTGTGGGAGGTGTGGGAGGTGTGGGAGGTGTGGGAGGTGTGGGAAGTGTGGGAGGTGTGGGAGGTGTGGGAGGTGTGGGAGGTGTGGGAGGTGTGGGTAGGTGGGGATTAAAGCATTAGCCTTTGAGCCTCAAGTGTCAGCCTTTAAGCCTCAAGTGTCAGCCTTTGAACCTCAAGTGTCAGCCTTTGAACCTCAAGTGTCAGCCTTTGAACCTCAAGTGTCAGCCTTTAAGCCTCAAGTGTCAGCCTCTGAACCTCAAGTGTCAGCCTTTGAACCTCAAGTGTCAGCCGTCAGCCTCTGAACCTCAAGCGTCAGCCTCTGAACCTCAAGCGTCAGCCTTGGAACCTCAAGCGTCAGCCTCTGAACCTCAAGTGTCAGCCTTGGAACCTCAAGCTTCCCCATCTCCCCACCTACCCACACCTCCCACACCTACCCACACCTCCCACACTTCCCACACTTCCCACACCTCCCCACCACCCCATCTCCCCACCACCCCATCTCCCCACCACCCCACCTCCCCACACTTCCTCACCTTCCCAAAATTATCAAATCATTGCTAGTCTAATTCTCCGCCCGATAAAGGAGCTACAATCTAGAATAAGAAATTGTTAAAAAAATTTACTATTTATAGCTGGAAATCCTCTGTGTCAAAGCCTAAGACTAGTCAGCAGTCGCAACCTACTCCTCTCAACTCTCAAGAGCAAAG is a genomic window of Fortiea contorta PCC 7126 containing:
- the eno gene encoding phosphopyruvate hydratase, translated to MSNILDTAIEAIAAREILDSRGRPTIEAEVHLLNGAVGLAQVPSGASTGTFEAHELRDGDKGRYGGKGVLKAVENVKEVLAPKLLNLDALNQELLDKTMIALDGSGNKSNLGANAILAVSLAAAKAGAESLGIPLYRYLGGPLANLLPVPLMNVINGGAHAANNVDFQEFMIVPIGAPSFKEALRWGAEVFATLSKVLDDKGLLTGVGDEGGFAPNLESNQVALELLVAAIEKAGYKPGEQVALALDVAASEFYKDGQYVYDGKPHAPTEFIDYLAELADQYPIVSIEDGLHEEDWQSWELLTQKLGSRVQLVGDDLFVTNATRLQKGIEQKAANAILIKLNQIGSLTETLETIDLATRNGFRSVISHRSGETEDTTIADLAVATRAGQIKTGSLCRSERVAKYNRLLRIEDELGDRAVYAGTVGLGPK
- the argC gene encoding N-acetyl-gamma-glutamyl-phosphate reductase; translated protein: MGKFRRVPVGIIGASDYGGVQLVRLLMDHPEVEVVYLGGEHSAGKLFVDIYAHLSHAVNLPIEAIEPETIAHRCEVVFLSLPNGEACKIAPKLLEKGCQVLDLSADYRFRDLATYTTWYGTPRSDRTVAAKAIYGLPELYRDRIAETQLVGCPGCYPTASLLALLPLLKQGLIVPETAIIDAKSGPSCGKRQGKVNSLLAEVDNSLAAYGVARHRHTPEIEQICSQIAGHEVTVQFTPHIVPAVHGVLATVYATLRDPGLVGDDLITIYTAFYRNSPWVKVCDNGIYPQTKWASGSNICYIGVEVDPRTGRVIVISVIDNLIKGRGGQAIQCMNIMMGWDETLGLPKLGFYL